The proteins below are encoded in one region of Rhizobium sp. 9140:
- a CDS encoding type II toxin-antitoxin system VapC family toxin — protein sequence MSSLEIGPHCLDGAGTHVLVWAIQDDPKLKREARTLLDTATAQGRVLIPAISLWEIAMLVEKGRIVLGIDVSRWIEQVTALPGIEIAPLTGPISVESVRLPGTFHADPADRMIVATARHHALPLMTADKAILAYSAAGHIDTIPALR from the coding sequence TTGTCGAGCCTGGAGATTGGACCGCACTGTCTTGATGGTGCTGGTACGCATGTCCTCGTCTGGGCCATTCAGGACGATCCCAAGCTGAAGCGCGAGGCAAGAACGCTTCTTGACACGGCGACGGCACAAGGCCGGGTGCTTATCCCTGCGATCAGTTTATGGGAAATTGCAATGCTCGTGGAAAAGGGCCGTATTGTTCTCGGCATCGATGTCAGTCGATGGATAGAGCAGGTCACTGCGTTGCCGGGCATTGAGATTGCGCCGCTTACCGGTCCGATCTCCGTCGAGAGTGTCCGGTTGCCTGGAACCTTCCACGCAGACCCGGCCGACCGGATGATTGTCGCGACGGCCCGTCATCATGCTTTGCCGTTGATGACGGCGGATAAAGCGATTTTGGCCTACAGCGCGGCCGGGCATATCGATACAATTCCGGCATTGCGCTGA
- a CDS encoding type II toxin-antitoxin system Phd/YefM family antitoxin, whose translation MNVRHVGTVEFEATCMTIIDRMKDDGEAVIVTKDGEPVALVTPLSPSNGRRSVIGALKTPAYSFADPFGSVVEPGDWTALS comes from the coding sequence ATGAACGTTCGGCATGTGGGTACTGTTGAATTTGAAGCGACGTGCATGACCATCATCGACCGTATGAAGGATGATGGGGAGGCTGTGATCGTCACCAAGGATGGCGAACCCGTAGCGCTGGTAACCCCGCTTTCCCCATCAAATGGTCGTCGGAGTGTGATCGGCGCTCTCAAGACGCCAGCTTATAGCTTTGCGGATCCATTCGGTTCGGTTGTCGAGCCTGGAGATTGGACCGCACTGTCTTGA
- the araD1 gene encoding AraD1 family protein — translation MLMSQIRNEDGPITVAVREEGEPARAVRGALSVYDLAMEAANSGRTLGDVVTARGVAGVVDLQAAYAEGRFLPPITHPDPAHLHLTGTGLTHLGSAATRDAMHTSATTDEAAMTDSMKMFRMGLEGGKPKPGETGVQPEWFYKGNGLQLASPSGDLVSPAFAADGGEEPEIAGIYIIADNGQPFRLGFAVANEFSDHVTERVNYLFLAHSKLRPASFGPEIRIGNAPRDIRGTSRILRNGAVLWEKPFLSGEANMSHSFANLEYHHFKYSLFRAPGDVHVHMFGTATLSFGDGVRAEAGDVFEMEAAGFGLPLRNRLVAGAEVVVRVGVL, via the coding sequence ATGCTGATGTCGCAGATCCGCAATGAGGACGGTCCGATCACGGTCGCGGTTCGCGAGGAAGGCGAGCCGGCCCGTGCCGTTCGCGGTGCGTTGAGCGTCTATGATCTTGCGATGGAGGCTGCAAACTCCGGCCGAACGCTTGGCGATGTCGTGACGGCGCGGGGCGTGGCGGGTGTGGTCGATCTTCAGGCAGCCTATGCGGAAGGCCGGTTCCTGCCGCCGATCACCCATCCCGATCCGGCGCATCTCCACCTGACCGGCACGGGCCTCACCCATCTCGGCTCCGCTGCCACCCGCGATGCGATGCATACCTCGGCAACGACCGACGAAGCGGCGATGACGGATTCCATGAAGATGTTCCGAATGGGGCTGGAAGGCGGCAAGCCGAAGCCGGGCGAGACGGGCGTTCAGCCGGAATGGTTCTACAAGGGCAACGGCCTGCAACTCGCGTCACCGAGCGGCGATCTCGTCTCGCCCGCCTTCGCCGCCGATGGCGGGGAGGAGCCCGAAATCGCCGGGATCTACATCATCGCAGACAACGGCCAGCCCTTCCGGCTCGGCTTTGCCGTTGCCAACGAGTTTTCCGACCATGTCACCGAGCGGGTCAACTACCTCTTCCTCGCGCACTCCAAGCTGCGCCCCGCCAGCTTCGGCCCGGAGATCCGCATCGGCAATGCCCCGCGGGATATCCGGGGCACCTCCCGCATCCTGCGCAACGGCGCCGTCCTCTGGGAAAAGCCCTTCCTCTCCGGTGAAGCCAACATGTCCCACAGCTTCGCCAACCTCGAATATCACCACTTCAAATACAGCCTGTTCCGTGCGCCGGGCGATGTGCACGTGCATATGTTCGGCACGGCGACGCTGTCGTTCGGAGATGGTGTGCGGGCCGAGGCGGGCGATGTGTTCGAGATGGAGGCTGCTGGGTTCGGGCTGCCGCTGAGGAACCGGCTGGTCGCGGGGGCTGAGGTGGTTGTGAGGGTGGGGGTGTTGTGA
- the mmsB gene encoding multiple monosaccharide ABC transporter permease yields MVLETSAPTAKPSVGAYLKANIREYGLLVALVVIMLFFQFVTGGVLFRPVNITNLILQNSFIVIMALGMLLIIVAGHIDLSVGSIVAFTGGLSAVMMVKWGIHYSLVVPLCLVLGGLVGAAQGYWVAYQKIPSFIVTLAGMLVFRGLTYLILQNRPIGPFPKEFQILSTGFVPDLLYFANPNPEIVTNLFALVAVIVLVGLAVYFGMKDRRNNDKHGTENEPFVFFAIQMAIIGVVAIFLGFQLSTYRGFPNVLIVMALLIALYTFVTTRSTIGRRIYAMGGNEKAAKLSGINTERLTFLTFVNMGVLAALAGMIIAARLNSATPKAGVGFELDVIAACFIGGASASGGVGKITGAVIGAFIMGVMNNGMSIMGLGIDYQQLVKGLVLLAAVFFDVYNKNKG; encoded by the coding sequence ATGGTCCTTGAAACCAGCGCACCAACAGCAAAGCCGTCCGTCGGCGCCTATCTGAAAGCCAACATCCGCGAATACGGCCTTCTGGTCGCACTCGTCGTCATCATGTTGTTCTTCCAGTTTGTCACCGGTGGCGTGCTGTTCCGCCCCGTCAACATCACCAACCTGATCCTGCAGAACTCGTTCATCGTCATCATGGCGCTGGGCATGCTGCTGATCATCGTCGCCGGCCATATCGACCTCTCGGTCGGCTCGATCGTTGCCTTTACCGGCGGCTTGTCGGCCGTGATGATGGTGAAATGGGGCATTCACTATTCGCTCGTAGTGCCGCTCTGCCTGGTCCTTGGCGGTCTCGTCGGCGCAGCGCAGGGATACTGGGTCGCCTACCAGAAGATCCCGTCCTTCATCGTGACGCTGGCCGGCATGCTCGTCTTCCGCGGCCTGACCTATCTCATCCTCCAGAACCGCCCGATCGGTCCTTTCCCCAAGGAATTCCAGATCCTGTCAACGGGTTTCGTTCCGGACCTGCTCTATTTCGCAAATCCGAACCCGGAGATCGTCACCAACCTCTTCGCGCTGGTTGCTGTTATCGTCCTCGTCGGTCTCGCCGTCTATTTCGGCATGAAGGACCGCCGCAACAACGACAAGCATGGCACGGAGAACGAGCCTTTCGTGTTCTTCGCCATCCAGATGGCCATCATCGGCGTCGTCGCGATCTTCCTCGGCTTCCAGCTTTCGACCTATCGCGGCTTCCCCAACGTGCTGATCGTCATGGCGCTTCTGATCGCGCTCTACACCTTCGTCACCACGCGTTCGACCATCGGCCGGCGTATCTACGCCATGGGCGGTAACGAGAAGGCCGCTAAGCTTTCGGGTATCAACACCGAGCGCCTGACCTTCCTGACCTTCGTCAACATGGGCGTTCTCGCCGCTCTTGCCGGCATGATCATCGCGGCCCGCCTGAACTCGGCAACGCCGAAGGCCGGCGTCGGCTTCGAGCTCGACGTCATCGCGGCCTGCTTCATCGGCGGCGCATCCGCTTCGGGCGGCGTCGGCAAGATCACCGGTGCGGTCATCGGCGCGTTCATCATGGGCGTCATGAACAACGGCATGTCGATCATGGGTCTCGGCATCGACTACCAGCAGCTGGTCAAGGGCCTGGTTCTGCTCGCTGCCGTGTTCTTCGACGTCTACAACAAGAACAAGGGCTGA
- the mmsA gene encoding multiple monosaccharide ABC transporter ATP-binding protein translates to MDKYILEMRGITKTFPGVKALDNVNLKVREGEIHALVGENGAGKSTLMKVLSGVYPAGSYDGDIVYDGTVRQFKDITDSEHLGIIIIHQELALVPLLSIGENIFLGNEVATKGVIDWKETFARTRELLAKVGLKESPATLITDIGVGKQQLVEIAKALSKKVRLLILDEPTASLNETDSAALLHLLMEFRKQGMTSIIISHKLNEIKTVADKITILRDGGTVETLDCHNEDIGEDRIIKGMVGRDMDDRYPPRDPKIGNTLLEVKNWNVYHQHHRDRQFLHDVNFTVRAGEVVGIAGLMGAGRTETAMSIFGRSWGHKITGDVMMHGKPVDVSTIQKAIEAGLAYVTEDRKHLGLVLNNNIMHNTTLANLPAVANGGVIDGHREREVATDYRKRLRIRSHSIYQETVNLSGGNQQKVVLSKWLFTNPEILILDEPTRGIDVGAKYEIYSIINQLAAEGKGILMISSEMPELLGTCDRIYVMNEGRIVAELPKGEASQESIMRAIMRSGEKH, encoded by the coding sequence ATGGACAAATACATTCTCGAAATGCGGGGCATCACCAAGACGTTTCCCGGCGTGAAAGCGCTCGACAACGTCAATCTCAAGGTTCGCGAGGGCGAGATCCACGCGCTCGTTGGTGAGAACGGTGCCGGCAAATCGACCCTGATGAAGGTTCTGAGCGGTGTCTATCCCGCCGGCAGCTATGATGGCGATATCGTTTATGACGGCACGGTTCGCCAGTTCAAGGATATCACCGACAGCGAGCATCTCGGTATCATCATCATCCACCAGGAACTGGCGCTCGTTCCGCTGCTCTCGATCGGGGAAAACATCTTCCTCGGCAACGAGGTGGCGACCAAGGGCGTCATCGACTGGAAGGAAACATTCGCTCGGACGCGCGAGCTTCTCGCCAAGGTCGGCCTGAAGGAATCTCCCGCGACGCTGATCACCGACATCGGCGTCGGCAAGCAGCAGCTGGTGGAAATCGCCAAGGCGCTGTCGAAGAAGGTACGCCTGCTGATCCTCGACGAGCCGACCGCGTCGCTCAACGAGACGGATTCGGCAGCCCTGCTTCACCTGCTGATGGAATTCCGCAAGCAGGGCATGACCTCGATCATCATTTCGCACAAGCTGAACGAGATCAAGACGGTCGCCGACAAGATCACCATCCTGCGCGATGGCGGCACGGTGGAAACGCTCGACTGCCACAACGAGGATATCGGCGAGGACCGTATCATCAAGGGCATGGTCGGGCGCGATATGGACGACCGCTATCCGCCGCGCGATCCGAAGATCGGCAACACGCTGCTGGAAGTGAAGAACTGGAACGTCTATCACCAGCACCACCGCGACCGGCAGTTCCTGCATGACGTGAATTTCACGGTTCGCGCCGGCGAAGTCGTCGGCATCGCTGGCCTGATGGGCGCTGGTCGCACCGAAACGGCGATGAGCATCTTCGGTCGTTCCTGGGGCCACAAGATCACCGGCGATGTGATGATGCATGGCAAGCCGGTCGACGTCAGCACCATCCAGAAGGCCATCGAAGCCGGTCTTGCCTATGTCACCGAGGACCGCAAGCATCTGGGTCTCGTGCTGAACAACAACATCATGCACAATACGACGCTCGCCAATCTGCCGGCTGTTGCCAATGGCGGCGTGATCGACGGGCATCGCGAGCGCGAGGTCGCCACCGACTATCGCAAGCGCCTGCGCATCCGCTCGCACTCGATCTATCAGGAAACGGTCAATCTTTCGGGCGGCAACCAGCAGAAGGTCGTGCTGTCCAAGTGGCTGTTCACCAATCCCGAAATCCTCATCCTCGACGAGCCGACACGCGGTATCGACGTCGGTGCGAAATACGAAATCTATTCCATCATCAACCAGCTGGCCGCCGAGGGCAAAGGCATTCTCATGATCTCGTCCGAGATGCCCGAGCTTCTGGGAACCTGCGATCGCATCTACGTCATGAACGAAGGTCGCATCGTCGCGGAGCTTCCCAAGGGTGAAGCCAGCCAGGAATCCATCATGCGAGCCATCATGCGCTCCGGGGAGAAGCACTAA
- the chvE gene encoding multiple monosaccharide ABC transporter substrate-binding protein: MKLVTSLLAAAAIGVASFAFPAFAQDKGVVGISMPTKTSTRWISDGETMEKLFKEAGYTADLQFADDDIPNQLAQIENMVTKGAKVLVIGAIDGTTLSDILAKAHEAGVKVIAYDRLIRDSGNVDYYATFDNFQVGVLQATTLVNGLKLDGATEPKNVELFGGSPDDNNAFFFYDGAMSVLQPLIDAKKIVVKSGQMGMEQVGTLRWDGAVAQARMENLLSSTYTDAKVDGVLSPYDGLSIGIISALKGVGYGSGDMPMPIVTGQDAELPSVKSIMAGEQYSTIFKDTRELAKVTVGMVDAVISGKEPQINDTKTYDNGVKVVPAYLLKPVAVDKTNAKDVLVGAGYYTAEQIDN, from the coding sequence ATGAAATTGGTTACATCACTTCTGGCCGCTGCCGCCATCGGCGTCGCGTCCTTCGCCTTCCCCGCTTTCGCACAGGACAAGGGCGTCGTTGGCATTTCCATGCCGACCAAGACCTCGACCCGCTGGATCTCGGACGGCGAGACCATGGAAAAGCTGTTCAAGGAAGCCGGTTACACCGCCGACCTGCAGTTTGCTGACGACGATATCCCGAACCAGCTCGCCCAGATCGAGAACATGGTCACCAAGGGTGCCAAGGTTCTCGTCATCGGCGCCATCGACGGCACGACCCTCTCCGACATTCTCGCCAAGGCGCACGAAGCCGGCGTCAAGGTCATCGCTTATGACCGCCTGATCCGCGACAGCGGCAACGTCGACTACTACGCGACGTTCGACAACTTTCAGGTCGGCGTTCTCCAGGCAACCACGCTCGTCAACGGCCTGAAGCTGGACGGCGCGACCGAGCCGAAGAACGTCGAACTGTTCGGCGGTTCGCCTGACGACAACAACGCCTTCTTCTTCTACGATGGCGCCATGTCGGTTCTCCAGCCGCTGATCGACGCCAAGAAGATCGTCGTCAAGTCCGGCCAGATGGGCATGGAACAGGTCGGCACGCTGCGTTGGGACGGTGCCGTCGCACAGGCCCGCATGGAAAACCTGCTCTCCTCGACCTACACGGACGCAAAGGTCGATGGCGTTCTTTCTCCCTATGACGGTCTCTCGATCGGCATCATCTCGGCCCTGAAGGGCGTTGGCTACGGCTCGGGCGACATGCCGATGCCGATCGTCACCGGCCAGGACGCCGAGCTGCCTTCGGTCAAGTCGATCATGGCTGGCGAACAGTATTCCACGATCTTCAAGGACACGCGTGAACTGGCCAAGGTTACCGTTGGCATGGTCGATGCCGTGATCAGCGGCAAGGAGCCCCAGATCAACGACACCAAGACCTACGACAACGGCGTCAAGGTCGTCCCGGCCTACCTGCTGAAGCCGGTAGCCGTCGACAAGACCAATGCCAAGGACGTTCTGGTCGGTGCCGGCTACTACACAGCCGAGCAGATCGACAACTAA
- a CDS encoding LysR family transcriptional regulator, whose amino-acid sequence MEETENQGLVPLGTSARNVFKSGLKLVHLHLILAIEDRGQISAAAEALGISQPAASRMLGEIESILRAPLCERVARGVELTPYGKALARRARTIFLELRETAREIGELKTGRGGSVSLGSVTGPALHLAVPAMHQVTTAYPGIEISIQVENSNVLIRELMAARHDFVIGRIPDDIDPRQFDLVEIGSEDVCLIVREGHPLLEKPVIVHEDLPGYDWVFQPAGTLLRRSVEDSFLSSGVPLPTTTINTSSIILTLSIVRNTNAIAPVAKDVAELVASNGTSIGEIRILPIDFAITIRPYSLITPRGRELPPSAKLLYDLILQESKG is encoded by the coding sequence ATGGAAGAGACAGAAAATCAAGGGCTTGTGCCCCTTGGCACGTCTGCACGCAATGTTTTCAAGTCGGGCTTGAAGCTTGTCCACCTGCACCTGATCCTGGCGATTGAGGACCGGGGACAGATCAGCGCGGCTGCGGAGGCCCTCGGCATATCACAACCGGCAGCTTCACGCATGCTCGGAGAAATCGAATCGATCCTGCGGGCACCCCTTTGCGAGCGCGTGGCGCGAGGCGTCGAACTCACACCCTATGGCAAGGCGCTTGCTCGACGCGCGCGCACCATTTTCCTCGAACTTCGCGAAACCGCCCGTGAGATCGGCGAGTTGAAGACGGGCCGCGGCGGCTCGGTCTCGCTCGGCTCGGTCACCGGCCCTGCCCTGCATCTCGCCGTGCCCGCCATGCACCAGGTGACGACGGCCTATCCCGGTATCGAGATCAGCATCCAGGTGGAAAACAGCAACGTGCTGATCCGCGAACTGATGGCCGCACGTCACGATTTCGTCATCGGTCGTATTCCCGACGATATCGATCCTCGCCAGTTCGACCTTGTGGAAATCGGCTCGGAAGACGTCTGTCTCATCGTCCGCGAGGGCCATCCCCTGCTCGAAAAGCCGGTCATCGTGCACGAGGACCTGCCAGGCTACGACTGGGTCTTTCAGCCGGCCGGCACGCTGCTGCGGCGGTCCGTGGAGGATAGTTTTCTCTCAAGTGGCGTGCCCCTGCCGACCACGACGATCAATACGTCCTCGATTATCCTGACCCTCTCCATCGTGCGCAACACCAATGCGATTGCGCCCGTGGCCAAGGACGTTGCGGAACTGGTCGCCAGCAACGGAACGTCGATCGGCGAGATCCGCATCCTCCCGATCGATTTCGCCATCACCATCCGCCCCTACAGCCTCATCACCCCCCGCGGTCGCGAACTGCCGCCGAGCGCCAAGCTGCTTTACGACCTGATCCTTCAGGAAAGCAAAGGCTGA
- the iolG gene encoding inositol 2-dehydrogenase encodes MTVRFGLLGAGRIGKVHAKAVSGDAHARLVAVADAFPAAAQAIAESYGCDVRTIEAIEAADDIDAVVICTPTDTHADLIERFARAGKAIFCEKPIDLDVGRVRDCLKTVAETDGKLMVGFNRRFDPHFMAVRQAIDDGRIGDVEMVTIISRDPGAPPVDYIKRSGGIFRDMTIHDFDMARFLLGEEPTIVTAHAAVLVDPDIGTAGDYDSVSVILETATGKQAIISNSRRATYGYDQRIEVHGSKGVASAENQRAVSIEIANGEGYTRPPLHDFFMTRYTQAYSNEIASFISAIETGTPITPSGADGLAALALAEAALRSVKEKRRIDVEI; translated from the coding sequence ATGACAGTGAGATTTGGTCTCCTCGGCGCCGGCCGTATCGGAAAGGTTCATGCCAAGGCCGTCAGCGGCGATGCGCATGCGCGTCTCGTGGCCGTCGCCGATGCGTTTCCGGCTGCCGCACAGGCAATTGCCGAAAGCTACGGCTGCGATGTCCGCACCATCGAGGCCATCGAGGCGGCCGACGATATCGACGCCGTCGTCATCTGCACGCCCACCGATACCCACGCGGACCTGATCGAACGCTTCGCCCGCGCCGGCAAGGCGATCTTCTGCGAAAAACCGATCGACCTCGACGTGGGACGCGTACGCGATTGCCTGAAGACGGTCGCGGAGACGGACGGAAAGCTGATGGTCGGCTTCAACCGTCGCTTCGACCCACATTTCATGGCGGTACGACAGGCCATCGATGACGGCCGCATCGGCGATGTCGAAATGGTGACGATCATCTCGCGCGATCCCGGCGCGCCGCCGGTCGACTACATCAAGCGCTCCGGCGGCATCTTCCGCGACATGACGATCCACGATTTCGACATGGCGCGCTTCCTCCTCGGCGAAGAGCCGACCATTGTCACGGCCCATGCTGCGGTGCTGGTCGATCCCGACATCGGTACCGCCGGCGATTATGACAGCGTGTCCGTGATCCTCGAAACGGCCACGGGGAAGCAGGCGATCATCTCGAACTCGCGCCGCGCGACTTATGGCTATGACCAGCGCATCGAGGTGCACGGCTCCAAGGGCGTCGCCTCGGCGGAAAACCAGCGCGCCGTCTCGATCGAGATCGCCAATGGCGAAGGCTATACCCGCCCGCCCCTCCACGATTTCTTTATGACCCGATATACCCAGGCCTATTCCAACGAGATCGCGAGCTTCATCTCCGCCATCGAGACCGGCACGCCGATCACACCCTCCGGCGCGGACGGCCTGGCGGCACTCGCGCTCGCCGAAGCCGCACTGCGTTCGGTCAAGGAGAAGCGCCGGATCGACGTCGAGATCTGA
- a CDS encoding cryptochrome/photolyase family protein: MSGGNTRNLILILGDQLSPEISSLAKASADDVVLMCEVMEEAQYVRHHPKKIAFLFSAMRHFAEDLRARGLAVRYLRLEDEGNSGSFGGEVGRAVSELRPDRVIVTEPGEFRVLEMMDGWQRALNVPVEIRDDTRFLCSRSEFAAFAGGRRQLRMETFYREMRQKTQLLMEGDTPAGGRWNFDADNRKPATLDLFSQPRKGFKPDAITQDVLELVGRRFSAHFGRLEGFDFAVTRAQAETLRDLFMVDHLPCFGERQDAMLSGDPALSHSLLSFYLNAGLLDPLDLCRRAEAVYLAGDAPLNAVEGFVRQIIGWREYIRGVYWLKMPDYRDMNFLEADRALPDFYWTAETRMACLRQVITETRDNAYAHHIQRLMITGNFAMLAGIRPLEIHQWYLEVYADAYEWVELPNVIGMSQFADGGFLGSKPYAAGGNYINRMSDYCEGCAYDVRKKTGKNACPFNALYWDFLDRNADKLKGNHRLGPVYAAWARMSPEKKRETRQSAQTFLAELDALPKTY, translated from the coding sequence ATGAGCGGTGGCAACACTCGCAACCTGATCCTCATCCTTGGCGACCAACTGTCGCCGGAGATCTCGAGCCTTGCCAAGGCATCGGCGGATGATGTGGTGCTGATGTGTGAGGTTATGGAGGAGGCGCAATATGTGCGGCATCATCCGAAGAAGATCGCGTTTCTCTTTTCCGCCATGCGCCACTTTGCCGAGGATCTCAGGGCGCGCGGGCTGGCGGTGCGGTATCTGCGCCTGGAGGACGAGGGGAATAGCGGCTCGTTCGGAGGCGAGGTCGGTCGTGCCGTCTCAGAGCTGCGGCCGGACCGCGTCATCGTGACAGAACCGGGCGAGTTCCGCGTGCTGGAGATGATGGACGGCTGGCAGCGGGCGTTGAACGTTCCGGTCGAGATCCGTGACGACACGCGGTTTCTCTGTTCGCGGTCCGAATTCGCAGCCTTTGCCGGCGGGCGACGGCAGTTGCGGATGGAGACGTTCTATCGGGAGATGCGGCAGAAGACGCAGCTTTTGATGGAAGGCGACACGCCGGCCGGCGGGCGCTGGAACTTCGACGCCGATAACCGCAAACCCGCAACGCTCGATCTGTTCTCGCAGCCCCGCAAGGGGTTTAAGCCCGATGCGATCACCCAGGACGTGCTGGAGCTTGTCGGGCGGCGGTTCAGTGCGCATTTCGGGCGGCTGGAGGGCTTCGACTTCGCGGTCACGCGCGCGCAGGCAGAGACGTTGCGGGACCTGTTCATGGTCGATCACCTGCCATGCTTCGGCGAGCGGCAGGATGCGATGCTCTCGGGCGATCCCGCGCTCAGCCACTCGCTGCTCTCGTTCTATCTCAATGCGGGGCTGCTCGATCCTCTGGATCTCTGTCGGCGGGCGGAGGCCGTCTATCTCGCAGGCGATGCGCCGCTGAATGCGGTGGAAGGCTTCGTCCGCCAGATCATCGGCTGGCGCGAGTATATCCGTGGCGTCTACTGGCTGAAGATGCCGGATTACCGCGATATGAATTTTCTGGAGGCCGACCGTGCGCTTCCCGATTTCTACTGGACGGCCGAGACGCGCATGGCTTGCCTGCGGCAGGTGATCACGGAGACGCGCGACAACGCTTATGCCCACCATATCCAGCGGCTGATGATCACCGGAAACTTCGCCATGCTGGCTGGCATCCGTCCGCTTGAGATTCACCAGTGGTATCTCGAAGTCTATGCGGATGCCTATGAGTGGGTCGAGCTGCCGAACGTGATCGGCATGAGCCAGTTTGCCGATGGCGGCTTTCTCGGATCGAAGCCCTATGCCGCGGGCGGCAACTACATCAACCGCATGTCGGACTATTGCGAAGGCTGTGCTTACGACGTGCGCAAGAAGACAGGAAAGAATGCCTGCCCGTTCAACGCGCTCTACTGGGATTTCCTCGATCGCAACGCAGACAAGCTGAAGGGCAACCATCGGCTGGGGCCGGTCTATGCCGCATGGGCGCGGATGAGCCCGGAGAAGAAGCGGGAGACGCGGCAGAGCGCTCAGACATTCCTTGCGGAACTGGACGCCCTGCCGAAAACATACTGA
- a CDS encoding SDR family NAD(P)-dependent oxidoreductase, with translation MLGFRQGYRAVVLGASGGIGAAVLAALESDRGCGDAVGLSRRDDGLDVTEEEAVRAAALGVAERLGSVDLVFDATGALEIDGHGPEKTIRAIDPAVMARQFAVNAIGPALLIKHFAPLLPRDRRCVFATLSARVGSIGDNRLGGWIAYRSAKAALNQIVRTAAIEIARTCPESIVVSLHPGTVETGLTALHGRHAQKLLPAEAASALLSIIDGLSPSQTGQFFAYDGTEIAW, from the coding sequence ATGCTGGGGTTTCGGCAAGGGTATCGGGCAGTGGTTCTCGGGGCCAGCGGCGGGATCGGGGCTGCGGTTCTGGCGGCGCTTGAGAGCGATCGGGGGTGCGGTGATGCGGTCGGGCTGTCGCGGCGGGATGACGGATTGGATGTGACGGAGGAGGAGGCTGTGCGGGCTGCCGCACTTGGCGTTGCCGAGCGGCTGGGATCGGTGGATCTGGTGTTCGATGCGACCGGGGCGCTGGAGATCGACGGGCATGGACCGGAGAAGACGATCCGGGCGATCGATCCCGCCGTCATGGCGCGGCAGTTTGCGGTGAACGCGATCGGGCCGGCGCTGCTGATCAAGCACTTTGCGCCTTTGCTGCCGCGGGATCGGCGCTGCGTGTTCGCGACGCTGTCTGCGCGGGTGGGGTCCATCGGCGACAACCGGCTCGGCGGGTGGATAGCCTATCGCTCGGCGAAGGCCGCGCTCAACCAGATCGTTCGGACGGCGGCGATCGAGATCGCGCGTACGTGCCCTGAGAGCATTGTCGTATCCTTGCATCCCGGCACGGTGGAAACCGGTCTGACGGCCCTGCATGGGCGGCACGCCCAAAAGCTTTTGCCAGCAGAGGCGGCGTCTGCGCTTCTCTCTATCATCGATGGCCTTTCGCCTTCGCAGACGGGGCAGTTCTTTGCCTATGACGGGACGGAAATTGCATGGTAG